In Falco biarmicus isolate bFalBia1 chromosome 17, bFalBia1.pri, whole genome shotgun sequence, the genomic stretch TGCAAATGGAAGAGAAAGTTGGAGGTAGAATCAAAGTATAACGAGATCCCCATACATGGCTACTAACAGGCATATAGTCCAAGAAGCTAGATAGGATATGGCTGCTGCCATCCAGATGAGTACTCAAGCCAGAGATACAATGATACAACTATGCTCCAACAAAATAAACTTGGATCATTATACATTATCCggcacaaaactgaaaaacaaatcatCAGTGGAACTCACACCATTTGAAACCGTCTTAATAACTAGATTGCAAAAAACTAAGGAGCATTAAAACAATATACCCTAGCCAAAGCAGATGCATAGCTTGGGCACTGGGCTCACTGCTTCCACACAGTAAGTTCTAGTAGATGTCTACTTCCACAAAAATTTTAGGGAAGTCACTAATAAAGGGCTTCTAAACCACAGGTATTTATTAgcaaaaggcaggcagagaaCTGCATAAAGTTTTGCAAGATCCTCTGTCTCCAAACGCAGTGAAAGACTCTCAGAGATTCACCAAGGCAGCTAGATCGGGATGGATTGCACTTACCTGCTGTACAAATATGGCAGGAAGAATGCGGTGCCCAAGCAATTCCATTTACACATGCTCTGTGGTTGTTTAACCTGGCAACAGGAGTGCAGGGAACTCTGACATCTAGAATCACAACCttcaggaacaaaacaaaaaccaactaAATTAATaacctgcctttttttatttgtttcttcagaaaaccaaatattttgAGCTAAGGCTATAAAATTCAGGCCTTTCCTAAAAGACGCAGTTGGCAAGCAAACACTGTTCTCAAAGAATAGCTTTCTACCTGGTCAATGCGCTGTATCTCAAAAGGAGTCAGACCTCACAGGGAGGGCTTGTGAGTTATGCTGCAAGGGCAAATGGATTGTGCTTCCCTGAAGCAGCACAGGTGACAGACTAAGATACACTGCCTTGTGTGCTGAACCAAGAAAGAGCAAGATGACTAAAACGCTTGCAGTTAAGATTTTGTACGAAAACTACTGCCCAGCTGGCTCACAGACCCCTCTTAAAAATCAGCTGCAATATATACGAGCTACAGAGATTTTCAAGTTTATAATGCCaaagttatttctttaaatcctAATGAAGCTAGCATACTAAAAATTTGTCCTTAATCGTATTCCAGTTCAGGTACCGACACTGCCTCCTTAAAGAACTGACTACTAATCAGTTCCAAGCCACCTCCCAAAATAATCACAACCATTAGTACCTACAGAAGATGAGCTGCAGCCTTACCTCCATGCCGTCCATGGCCATTGTAGCAAGATAGTTGGGATCCTGCTTATTCCAGCAGAGACGAAGCAACGGATGGTGCTGTGGGTCCTCATAAATTATGGTGCTGTGTTCCAGATGACGGAGATCAAACATCCTCACTGAGCCATCTGCACCAACTGAAGCAAACATATCTCTCCCACCACCTGCGCGGCTAAACGCTATGTCATACACCTGCTCAGCaacaggacagagggaaaaacaGCCTTAGTTTTAGAGAGCACACTGCCTCCTAATTCCCTGTAAAATGGGTTTTACATCTGGATAGCAGATGTAGTTGCAACACATTCTGTCAAATACTTGATGTTCCTAGCAAGTTTTTAGTTATCACACTTgccaaaaaggagaaaaaaataaaggattaCATCATTATAGGATCACTCACTGAAACTAAACATATCAATTTCCCcaactgagatttttttttttttaatattaattgcCGAAAAGTAATCTtatgttaaaacaaaagaacCCTGCAAGTTGTTTATTGCCTTTGATATGTAGTTGATTTCAATTCCGGTTTGGCATTTTACCtcattttcctaaaatattctGCAGCATAATCTAGCAAAACAAGCATATTTAAGTCCAGATTCTATGATGAATAAACTGGGTAGTTCTGATAGCCAATAATGTAGTTTTAATTAGTTTGGTACTCGAAACAGTTTATCTTAATtgtaaataaattacttttttggaTCATTagatttttcaaggaaaaaaaaaaaagagttctgttccttttctaCTGCTTAAAAAATATGCAACATAAACAATCAAAAAACAGGTCACCTCTTTGTCATGTGCAATAAGCTGGGTCTTCACATGGCCAGAGACCAGGTTTACTCTTCCCAGAACCTGTCCTGTCTCCAGACCCCAAATAGTGCAGGTTGTGTCAATACTAGAGGTacctgaaacaaaaccacttctgtTAGCAAAATTATCACAAATTATTTAATCACTTACTGGATTAATATTCCCCAACATCTACAGATCAAAATAGCTACAAGAACAGCATACAATTAAAATCAAGAATGTCAAACAGCTAACACTCTACCATGCATTTAAATGACCCAAACCTTTTAGCTCAGAAATAGTCTTCCACACAGGAATAAAGTGTAAATAGCTCATGTCTACTTCAATTTATTCAGAAGCCTGACACAACTCTGAGATGAACCTTCCCACCCTGGAAGTCTCATGTGCatgtcaaaaccaaaattcaATCATACTGTTGCGATAGTGTATTATTAATTGATTATTCCTGTGGACTGAATGTGGGGCTAGCAGTAAAGCTCTAAAGATATGAGAGAtgcaacacaaaaaataaatcatgtagTAAACATTtactaagacatattatcatCGTTAATCTCTGGGCAAATCTCCCTGACATAAATGGCTGTACTCTTCTGGGAAACAAACCTCTGCTGGATCAGTCATCTTGGATTCACAATTTGTCCCACAGGCTATAACTAAACCTTAAGCATTCAGCTCCCTACTCCAACTGAATTAAGGGTTCCTGGCTTTGCTACTGCTGCTGAAATGGCTTCACAAAAGACAAAGCTTGGTACACAGTTTTCTATGCACTCCAGAACACACTGAAATAAGTCACAGGAGTTCAGTTACATGATCACTTCGGACTACAACAACAGCTCACCGGTCCTGAAGGCTGAGACTCCCTATCTGCAAATACAGAACATCCCTAGCCCAGCTTAAGTGACCCACTCTGTACTGGACATGGCACCTTTCCATGCAAAAAATAGTTTCCATAAgcttctcagtattttttttttattttatttataatctAATAGAATGGCAATTTCTATAATGTAGAAGTTTGTCCACTGGTTATCAGATTACCCAGTGGGCACGCAACGACACAGCAGTCAGTCACAGCCCAGACTCCACCAGACTAAATTCAAACACGTTATCTTTTCCATACTGAAAACGAGTCATTTTGTCAGTCTCACCTAGAAGGTAAGGATCCACTTCATTCCAGTCAAATGATGTTAGCGGAGCACAGAAATCAGAGTTCTTGTTATTGTTCAGCAAACACTCCAGCCGGGTCTCTGTTTCACCCACCTTTAGAAAAAGTGAAACGTCTGACTTAAAATAGCAACATCACATGTCTTGTTCCCCCTGCACTTCCAAAACTTAAGGTGTTAATCCTGGGTTCCTCTCCTCGCAGCTTCACATCCTAAAGCTCTGGAAAACACAATCACCATCTCTATCTTTAATAAGGTGACTGAAATAGCAACTACCATGAAAATTCGGCTTCTCCTACAGTCTTTGTCTTTAGTCACATTATTGcagttaagaaaacaaattatcaAGTACTCTGACTTGATTTTATGTCTTAACCCCCACACTGTAGAGCAAGGGCAAGACTCCCTGAAAGTATCTCACTTCAAAAAATCTGGAGTGAAAATGAGATCAGCATGCAACACAATAAATATCATGGTTCATCTTTTTCTAGGGAGGGTTTACTCACTCTCCACACTCGCAGATAGTCACCACTGGTTGCCAACAGGTCTGGATACACTCCCTTGGTGTCTGGGATCCACATAAGCTTTGTGGTAGGGTAGGGGTGATCAAAGGTGTTTCTGCAAATGAATTCTGAGCTCTCTTCATCCAAACCAACAAGCTGCACCTGTAAGAAGCCATTTGgtaagaaaccaaaaaaaagcgTTTTATCAAAATACTAATGTATAACAAAAGCATTAGGACTGAGTGTATTTCAGAAGGACACCTACTGTAACCTCaaggacaaaataaaagaacCATCATGTGAATGGAACGAGAAATCGTTAAAGCTTTGCTTCCTAGCTGGGGCATGTAAGCAAAGTGAAGTATATATAATCACCACAGTGCTTTACTTTGAAGAGATGATCTCAAATGAACTGAAATCCAGTCCTAAAGGATTAAAGACCACCCTTCTCTTTTCCACACTGCAAAGCCTAGTTTAAATCATACTTAAACTGCACAAACATTATTCCAACTAATCTTTAACTGAACTGATGCTGACAATGTCATCTTCAGAGAGCAGGACAAGCTGTAGTCTGCACAACAACCACCCACAATTAAAGCCCATATCATGGAATTCTTGGCCATGACCCTGCAGATTGTGACAGATCATGTCAACTAGCTATCAAACTCTTTTCAGCATCACATTACCTAAAACATTCTGTCACAACTGCACAAAATTGAGATACAGATTAATCACATCACAGAGTTGGAAAGTAAAATAGAATTCAGACTTAAAAGAAGAATAGGAAAgctaaaatatttacataattcttaaaatgttttgtgtgaAAAGCCCAAGAAAGAGGCCTGCTGAAAGATTCTGGGTAACCGAATTCCAAATTAGTTTTTTTGCACAGTAACGTGACAGTGGGAAGGGCTAACTCGCCCAGTTGTGAGTGTGATGCAAGACAGAGCAAACAAGAAACTATCTTCACATAGCTT encodes the following:
- the DCAF7 gene encoding DDB1- and CUL4-associated factor 7; this encodes MSLHGKRKEIYKYEAPWTVYAMNWSVRPDKRFRLALGSFVEEYNNKVQLVGLDEESSEFICRNTFDHPYPTTKLMWIPDTKGVYPDLLATSGDYLRVWRVGETETRLECLLNNNKNSDFCAPLTSFDWNEVDPYLLGTSSIDTTCTIWGLETGQVLGRVNLVSGHVKTQLIAHDKEVYDIAFSRAGGGRDMFASVGADGSVRMFDLRHLEHSTIIYEDPQHHPLLRLCWNKQDPNYLATMAMDGMEVVILDVRVPCTPVARLNNHRACVNGIAWAPHSSCHICTAADDHQALIWDIQQMPRAIEDPILAYTAEGEINNVQWASTQPDWIAICYNNCLEILRV